A window of Amycolatopsis australiensis contains these coding sequences:
- a CDS encoding FAD-dependent monooxygenase produces the protein MSYDTDVIVVGSGPAGGSAALLLATYGVPTVLATKYGWMANTPRAHITNQRTMEVLRDLGVEQRALAVGTPPELMGDTVLCTSLTGPEIGRIASWGTGDRSASEYAAASPCHMIDLPQTYLEPILASEAAARGAKLRLDTEFLGFTQDAGGVTARFRDRVRGDEFTLRAKYLVGADGARSRVAEQAGLPIAGQTGKAGSMNITFTADLARYVAHRPSVLYWVMRPGAHLGGIGMGLVRMVRPWNEWLLTWGYDITGAPPEVDVEEATRLVRDLVGDPALDVEITSTSLWTVNHNYATEYRSGRVFCAGDAVHRHPPSNGLGSNTSIQDSYNLAWKLAMVLRGEAGEGLLDSYTAERAPVGKQIVDRANLSRDQFGPIFAALGITGDTDADGITAGLETCLAPTAEGARKRRELEKAIELKHYEFNAHGVEMDQRYSSGAVLPDGVVTPPDRDPELFHRPSTEPGAKLPHAWLVGPHGRRVSTLDLVGGGRWTVLTGLTGTSWRDAAAKAGAELGLDLRAVRIGDPEARDAYGDWSRLSGIDEDGCLLVRPDGYVAWRRRTASPEAAKSLLKALRRLLDRA, from the coding sequence ATGAGCTACGACACCGACGTCATCGTGGTCGGCAGTGGCCCGGCGGGCGGTTCCGCCGCCCTGCTGCTCGCCACCTACGGCGTGCCCACCGTGCTGGCCACCAAGTACGGCTGGATGGCCAACACGCCCCGCGCGCACATCACCAACCAGCGCACCATGGAGGTGCTGCGCGACCTCGGCGTCGAACAGCGGGCGCTGGCCGTGGGCACGCCGCCGGAGCTGATGGGCGACACCGTGCTGTGCACGTCGCTGACCGGGCCGGAGATCGGCCGGATCGCCAGCTGGGGCACCGGCGACCGGTCGGCGTCGGAGTACGCGGCCGCCAGCCCGTGCCACATGATCGACCTGCCGCAGACCTACCTCGAGCCGATCCTGGCGAGCGAGGCGGCCGCGCGCGGCGCGAAGCTGCGGCTGGACACCGAGTTCCTCGGCTTCACCCAGGACGCCGGCGGCGTCACCGCCCGCTTCCGCGACCGCGTCCGCGGCGACGAGTTCACGTTGCGGGCCAAGTACCTCGTCGGCGCCGACGGCGCGCGCAGCCGCGTCGCCGAGCAGGCCGGGCTGCCGATCGCCGGGCAGACGGGCAAGGCGGGCAGCATGAACATCACGTTCACCGCCGACCTCGCCCGGTACGTCGCGCACCGGCCGAGCGTCCTGTACTGGGTCATGCGGCCGGGCGCGCACCTCGGCGGCATCGGGATGGGCCTGGTCCGGATGGTGCGGCCGTGGAACGAATGGCTGCTGACCTGGGGCTACGACATTACCGGGGCGCCGCCGGAGGTCGACGTCGAAGAGGCGACCCGGCTGGTGCGCGACCTCGTCGGCGACCCTGCGCTGGACGTCGAGATCACCTCGACGTCACTGTGGACGGTCAACCACAACTACGCGACCGAGTACCGCAGCGGCCGCGTGTTCTGCGCGGGGGACGCCGTGCACCGGCACCCGCCGTCCAACGGGCTCGGCTCGAACACCTCGATCCAGGACTCGTACAACCTCGCCTGGAAGCTCGCGATGGTGCTGCGCGGCGAGGCGGGCGAAGGACTGCTGGACAGCTACACCGCCGAACGCGCGCCGGTCGGCAAGCAGATCGTCGACCGGGCGAACCTGAGCCGTGACCAGTTCGGGCCGATCTTCGCCGCGCTGGGCATCACCGGCGACACCGACGCCGACGGCATCACCGCCGGGCTCGAGACGTGCCTCGCGCCGACGGCCGAAGGCGCGCGGAAACGGCGTGAGCTGGAGAAGGCGATCGAGCTGAAGCACTACGAGTTCAACGCCCACGGCGTCGAGATGGACCAGCGGTACTCCTCGGGCGCGGTGCTGCCCGATGGCGTCGTCACGCCGCCGGACCGCGACCCCGAGCTGTTCCACCGGCCCAGCACCGAGCCGGGCGCGAAGCTGCCGCACGCCTGGCTGGTCGGGCCGCACGGCCGCCGCGTGTCCACTTTGGACCTCGTCGGCGGCGGCCGCTGGACGGTGCTGACCGGGCTGACGGGCACGTCCTGGCGCGACGCGGCGGCCAAGGCCGGCGCCGAACTGGGTCTCGACCTGCGTGCGGTACGCATCGGCGACCCGGAGGCACGCGACGCGTACGGCGACTGGTCCCGGCTGAGCGGCATCGACGAGGACGGCTGCCTGTTGGTCCGCCCGGACGGCTACGTCGCCTGGCGCCGTCGCACGGCGTCCCCCGAAGCGGCGAAGTCACTCCTAAAGGCCCTCCGCCGCCTCCTGGACCGTGCGTGA
- a CDS encoding glycosyl hydrolase family 95 catalytic domain-containing protein produces MDAVSRRTVLRSATVVAGAAAFGGLWARAAPPVLAAADPHRDVAADARMRWRRLPENWQEGPFLANGYLGAQVYAGTAPQVLKVMLSHTQVQDQRIQWEAGIGLSRLPIGYLTLTFAGAITAVDWTLDLYNAELGGTITTTRGSVAFSAVVHNDLGVLLFSLTPGAGEAGAAWAFQPLESATTRTVRKPPEYVANPAPEIGDGYCAQPMLAGGGYTTAWRERAIGSRRLLAATVAYSFPGTTHTAAALDAVRKALAANPDALLARHRRWWNDYHRRSFVSVPDKQVQRFYWIQLYKIAAATRADGPVVSEWGPWFPEVGNSWTAVWWNLNVQVTYPIVNSSNHPELDAVTETFRRDHANLEVSVPPAFRDGDTYALSHPGDWRLRPGGTRSVGVPGTTSKTDQTGNLLWGLHNVWLAYRHHMDRRVLRDVLYPTLAKALNFYRHFLFTGPDGFLHLPLTRSPEYADAADCTYDLSLIRWAARTLADSARILCLDEPRVPMWREIAAKLVPYHEDPANGVLIGDGVPLAASHRHFSHLLWLYPLREKVWDRADDRDVMTRTFRHWSADQTAWHGYSYAAASSMSSVMDAPEEALRYLKFFLDRNVVADTELTANTMYREGSNFAIESPITAAQSVVDMLLQGSGGVLKVFPAVSATWRDASIAGLRAEGAFLVDASRRDGATEFVRVRSEAGEPLVLQHGVTGDVDVRDEHGRRLPWRPAGPGRIAIGLRRGGTAVVTPRGTRPDQAPRDVPALGPAPAWGLPG; encoded by the coding sequence ATGGACGCAGTGTCCCGGCGGACGGTGCTCCGGTCGGCCACGGTCGTGGCGGGAGCCGCCGCTTTCGGCGGCCTGTGGGCTCGCGCGGCGCCGCCCGTCCTCGCCGCGGCCGATCCGCACCGGGACGTCGCCGCCGACGCCCGGATGCGCTGGCGGCGGCTGCCGGAGAACTGGCAGGAGGGCCCGTTCCTGGCCAACGGCTACCTCGGCGCGCAGGTCTACGCCGGGACGGCGCCGCAGGTGCTCAAGGTGATGCTCAGCCACACCCAGGTGCAGGACCAGCGGATCCAGTGGGAGGCCGGGATCGGCCTGTCCCGGCTGCCGATCGGCTACCTTACGCTCACCTTCGCCGGCGCGATCACCGCCGTCGACTGGACGCTCGACCTCTACAACGCCGAGCTGGGCGGCACGATCACCACCACACGGGGATCGGTCGCGTTCTCCGCGGTCGTGCACAACGACCTGGGCGTGCTGCTCTTCTCGCTGACGCCGGGCGCGGGCGAGGCCGGGGCGGCGTGGGCGTTCCAGCCCCTGGAGTCGGCGACCACCCGGACCGTCCGCAAGCCACCGGAGTACGTCGCCAACCCGGCGCCCGAGATCGGGGACGGCTACTGCGCCCAGCCGATGCTGGCCGGCGGCGGCTACACGACCGCGTGGCGGGAGCGCGCGATCGGCTCCCGGCGGCTGCTCGCCGCCACCGTCGCCTACAGCTTCCCCGGCACCACGCACACGGCGGCCGCGCTCGACGCCGTCCGGAAAGCGCTTGCCGCGAACCCGGACGCGTTGCTCGCCCGGCATCGGCGCTGGTGGAACGACTACCACCGGCGCAGCTTCGTCTCCGTGCCCGACAAGCAGGTGCAGCGGTTCTACTGGATCCAGCTCTACAAGATCGCGGCCGCCACCCGCGCGGACGGGCCGGTCGTGTCCGAGTGGGGGCCGTGGTTCCCCGAGGTCGGCAACAGCTGGACGGCGGTGTGGTGGAACCTCAACGTCCAGGTCACCTACCCGATCGTCAACAGCAGCAACCACCCCGAGCTCGACGCCGTCACCGAGACGTTCCGGCGCGACCACGCGAACCTCGAAGTCTCCGTCCCGCCCGCCTTCCGGGACGGCGACACCTACGCGCTTTCGCACCCGGGGGACTGGCGGCTGCGGCCCGGCGGCACGCGCTCGGTCGGCGTCCCCGGGACGACGTCCAAGACCGACCAGACCGGGAACCTCCTGTGGGGCCTGCACAACGTGTGGCTGGCCTACCGGCACCACATGGACCGGCGGGTGCTGCGTGACGTGCTGTACCCGACACTGGCGAAGGCGCTGAACTTCTACCGGCACTTCCTGTTCACCGGCCCCGACGGGTTCCTGCACCTGCCGCTGACCCGCTCGCCCGAGTACGCCGACGCGGCCGACTGCACCTACGACCTGTCGCTCATCCGGTGGGCGGCCCGCACGCTCGCCGACTCCGCGCGGATCCTGTGCCTCGACGAGCCGCGCGTGCCGATGTGGCGTGAGATCGCCGCCAAACTGGTGCCGTACCACGAAGATCCCGCGAACGGCGTGCTGATCGGCGACGGCGTGCCGCTCGCCGCCTCGCACCGGCACTTCTCGCACCTGCTGTGGCTGTACCCGTTGCGCGAGAAGGTCTGGGACCGGGCCGATGACCGGGACGTCATGACGCGGACCTTCCGGCACTGGAGCGCCGACCAGACGGCATGGCACGGCTACAGCTACGCGGCCGCGTCGTCGATGTCCTCGGTCATGGACGCGCCCGAGGAAGCGTTGCGCTACCTGAAGTTCTTCCTCGACCGCAACGTCGTCGCCGACACCGAGCTGACCGCGAACACGATGTACCGGGAGGGCTCGAACTTCGCGATCGAGAGCCCGATCACCGCCGCGCAGTCCGTGGTGGACATGCTGCTGCAGGGCTCCGGTGGCGTGCTCAAGGTCTTCCCGGCGGTGTCGGCGACCTGGCGGGACGCCTCGATCGCGGGCCTGCGCGCGGAAGGCGCGTTCCTCGTGGACGCCTCCCGCCGCGACGGGGCGACGGAGTTCGTGCGCGTGCGCAGCGAAGCCGGCGAGCCGCTGGTGCTCCAGCACGGCGTCACCGGCGACGTCGACGTCCGCGACGAGCACGGCAGGCGGCTGCCGTGGCGCCCGGCCGGGCCCGGACGGATCGCGATCGGGCTGCGGCGCGGCGGCACCGCCGTCGTCACCCCGCGGGGCACGCGCCCGGACCAGGCACCCCGGGACGTGCCGGCGCTCGGCCCGGCCCCGGCGTGGGGCTTGCCCGGCTGA
- a CDS encoding glycosyl hydrolase family 95 catalytic domain-containing protein, whose translation MDITRRTVLGGALAGLAAGAAGFTPAFAGVPGGDDFGWAGFLGTADLYWRRLPATWYEGPFLGNGFLGSGIYAEPGRNAIRFNVQHSQVQDHRPEFGSLFGLARLPVGYFTLEPVGAITAIDWRMDLWNAELTGTITTAAGSLSLRAIVHTGQPLLAVEVRPSEGERRFKWVFHPAVAVSPRADPVWKKPPPAGYTANPPAQLSASGDTQLAVQPLLAGGEHVTAWREAGRGGARTLYTSVAWSHPEKTSVARALGTVRRALPFAALTQDHRRWWHDYYRASFVSIPDTRLQSFYWIQLYKVASAARREAPVMATSGPWLENTPWPATWWNLNVQLEYWLIHGSNHLELDAVSHALAKYRANLTSQVASPYQADSAGIPRTTDMTLLNGVSNPASGFPVGIPGQDPPTPEVGNLTWALHNVWLSYRHTMDRALLHGTLFPLLRKAINYYLHFLAPGPDGKLHLPPTFSPEYGVDAPDCNYDLSLIRWGCKTLLQTAPGDPLAPKWRDVLANLVGYPADVNGYMIGAGVPFAKSHRHYSHLLQIYPLYDVTWEQPEHRQIIETSLNHWVGFEGALQGYTFTGAASISAQMLRGEQAAFYLGELQRRYIQPNTMYKESGPVIETPLSAAKSVQDMLVQSWGGVLRLFPAVPAAWSDIALRDFRTEGAFLLSASRAGGRTEWLKVHSEAGAPCVLRPGIDGELAVTDARGRTRRWWRRPNGDVEVELGCGEDAFVYRKGDRPDFAVRPVAPGGPSDPWGLP comes from the coding sequence ATGGACATCACCCGCAGGACCGTGCTCGGCGGGGCGCTCGCCGGGCTGGCCGCCGGCGCGGCGGGATTCACACCCGCGTTCGCCGGCGTGCCCGGCGGTGACGACTTCGGCTGGGCCGGGTTCCTGGGCACCGCGGACCTCTACTGGCGGCGGCTGCCGGCAACCTGGTACGAAGGCCCGTTCCTGGGCAACGGCTTCCTCGGTTCGGGCATCTACGCCGAGCCGGGGCGGAACGCGATCCGGTTCAACGTCCAGCACAGCCAGGTCCAGGACCACCGGCCGGAGTTCGGCTCGCTGTTCGGACTGGCCCGGCTGCCGGTCGGGTACTTCACGCTCGAGCCGGTCGGCGCGATCACCGCGATCGACTGGCGGATGGACCTGTGGAACGCCGAGCTGACCGGCACCATCACGACCGCGGCGGGCAGCCTGAGCCTGCGCGCGATCGTCCACACGGGACAGCCGTTGCTCGCCGTCGAAGTCCGGCCGTCGGAGGGCGAACGCCGGTTCAAGTGGGTGTTCCACCCGGCGGTCGCGGTCAGCCCGCGCGCCGACCCGGTGTGGAAGAAGCCGCCACCGGCGGGCTACACCGCCAACCCGCCGGCCCAGCTGTCGGCGAGCGGCGACACCCAGCTGGCCGTCCAGCCGCTGCTGGCGGGCGGTGAGCACGTGACGGCCTGGCGCGAAGCCGGCCGCGGCGGCGCGCGCACGCTGTACACGTCGGTCGCGTGGTCGCACCCCGAGAAGACGTCGGTCGCGCGTGCGCTGGGCACGGTCCGCCGGGCCTTGCCGTTCGCCGCGCTGACCCAGGACCACCGGCGCTGGTGGCACGACTACTACCGGGCGAGTTTCGTGTCCATTCCGGACACGCGGCTGCAGAGTTTCTACTGGATCCAGCTGTACAAGGTCGCCTCCGCCGCCCGGCGCGAGGCGCCGGTGATGGCGACGTCCGGGCCGTGGCTGGAGAACACGCCGTGGCCGGCGACGTGGTGGAACCTCAACGTCCAGCTGGAGTACTGGCTGATCCACGGCTCGAACCACCTGGAACTCGACGCCGTCAGCCACGCCCTCGCCAAGTACCGCGCCAATCTGACCAGCCAGGTGGCGTCGCCCTACCAGGCCGATTCCGCGGGCATCCCGCGCACGACGGACATGACGCTGCTCAACGGCGTCTCGAACCCGGCCAGCGGGTTCCCCGTCGGCATCCCCGGGCAGGACCCACCCACCCCGGAGGTCGGCAACCTGACCTGGGCGCTGCACAACGTGTGGCTGTCCTACCGGCACACGATGGACCGGGCACTCCTCCACGGCACGCTCTTCCCGTTGCTGCGCAAGGCGATCAACTACTACCTGCACTTCCTCGCGCCCGGCCCGGACGGCAAGCTGCACCTGCCGCCGACGTTCTCGCCCGAGTACGGGGTCGACGCCCCGGACTGCAACTACGACCTGTCCCTCATCCGCTGGGGCTGCAAGACGCTGCTGCAGACCGCGCCCGGCGATCCGCTCGCGCCGAAGTGGCGTGACGTCCTGGCGAACCTCGTCGGCTACCCGGCCGACGTCAACGGCTACATGATCGGCGCCGGCGTGCCGTTCGCGAAGTCGCACCGGCACTATTCGCACCTGCTGCAGATCTACCCGCTCTACGACGTCACGTGGGAACAGCCGGAACACCGGCAGATCATCGAGACGTCGCTGAACCACTGGGTCGGCTTCGAAGGTGCCCTGCAGGGCTACACGTTCACCGGGGCGGCGTCGATCTCGGCGCAGATGCTGCGCGGTGAGCAGGCGGCGTTCTACCTCGGCGAGCTGCAGCGGCGGTACATCCAGCCGAACACGATGTACAAGGAGTCCGGGCCGGTCATCGAGACGCCGTTGTCGGCGGCGAAGTCCGTGCAGGACATGCTGGTGCAGAGCTGGGGTGGTGTGCTGCGGCTGTTCCCGGCGGTGCCCGCGGCCTGGAGCGACATCGCGTTGCGGGACTTCCGCACCGAGGGCGCGTTCCTGCTCAGCGCGTCCCGGGCCGGCGGCCGGACCGAGTGGCTGAAGGTGCACAGCGAGGCGGGCGCGCCGTGCGTGCTGCGCCCGGGCATCGACGGCGAGCTGGCGGTGACGGACGCGCGTGGCCGGACCCGTCGCTGGTGGCGGCGGCCGAACGGCGACGTCGAGGTCGAGCTCGGGTGCGGCGAGGACGCGTTCGTGTACCGGAAAGGCGACCGGCCGGACTTCGCGGTGCGGCCGGTCGCCCCGGGCGGGCCGAGCGATCCGTGGGGCTTGCCGTGA
- a CDS encoding M1 family metallopeptidase — protein sequence MIAKAPAPGADTSGDPYLPAHGNGGYRVRHYDLSLDYKVAPNRLSASAAITAEATQALSRVSLDFAEFRINRVLVDGKPAKYLKRGAKLHVKPTRSIAAGATFTVEVHYVGNPRPVPSRWGDVGWDELTDGALVASQPVGAPSWFPCNDHPADKATYRVSVTTASPYLVAVTGNLVGRSTSASTTRWVFERPEPTATYLMSVQIGRYDEVALTGSAVPQRAAVPPRLRRQAERDFGRQGRMLEVLQRLFGPYPFGEYVVIVTDDELDDPIEAQGMAIFGANHLDGRRTHERLVVHELAHQWFGNSLTVADWRHIWLNEGFATYAEWLWSEESGGQDASALARSWHTRIKAKPADVRIADPGVARMFDERVYKRGALTLHALRAEIGDPAFFALLKAWAEGNRHGLVTTASFVAAAEAHAGGSLDAFFTRWLFTPALPPLPGG from the coding sequence GTGATTGCGAAGGCTCCCGCTCCCGGCGCGGACACCTCCGGTGACCCCTACCTCCCCGCCCACGGCAACGGCGGCTACCGGGTCCGGCACTACGACCTGAGCCTCGACTACAAGGTCGCGCCGAACCGGCTCTCCGCCTCGGCGGCGATCACCGCCGAGGCGACCCAGGCGCTTTCCCGCGTCAGCCTGGACTTCGCCGAGTTCCGGATCAACCGCGTACTGGTCGACGGCAAGCCCGCGAAGTACCTGAAGCGCGGCGCGAAGCTGCACGTCAAGCCGACCAGGTCGATCGCGGCGGGTGCCACCTTCACCGTCGAAGTGCACTACGTCGGCAACCCGCGTCCGGTGCCAAGCCGCTGGGGCGACGTCGGCTGGGACGAGCTGACCGACGGCGCGCTGGTGGCGAGCCAGCCGGTCGGCGCGCCGTCGTGGTTCCCGTGCAACGACCACCCGGCGGACAAGGCCACCTACCGGGTGAGCGTGACGACGGCGTCGCCGTACCTGGTCGCGGTGACCGGGAACCTGGTCGGGCGCTCGACGTCGGCGAGCACGACGAGGTGGGTCTTCGAGCGGCCGGAGCCGACGGCGACGTACCTGATGAGCGTGCAGATCGGCCGCTACGACGAGGTCGCGCTGACCGGTTCGGCGGTGCCCCAGCGCGCGGCCGTCCCGCCGCGGCTGCGGCGGCAGGCCGAGCGCGACTTCGGCAGGCAAGGCCGGATGCTGGAGGTCCTCCAGCGGCTGTTCGGCCCGTACCCCTTTGGCGAGTACGTCGTGATCGTCACCGACGACGAGCTGGACGACCCGATCGAGGCGCAGGGCATGGCGATCTTCGGCGCCAACCACCTCGACGGCCGCCGCACCCACGAGCGGCTCGTCGTGCACGAGCTGGCGCACCAGTGGTTCGGCAACAGCCTGACCGTGGCCGACTGGCGCCACATCTGGCTCAACGAGGGCTTCGCGACGTACGCCGAGTGGCTGTGGTCGGAGGAGTCCGGCGGCCAGGACGCTTCGGCGCTGGCCCGCAGCTGGCACACGCGCATCAAGGCCAAGCCGGCCGACGTCCGGATCGCCGACCCGGGCGTGGCCCGGATGTTCGACGAGCGCGTCTACAAGCGCGGCGCGCTGACCCTGCACGCGCTGCGGGCGGAGATCGGCGACCCGGCGTTCTTCGCGCTGCTGAAGGCGTGGGCCGAGGGCAACCGGCACGGCCTGGTCACGACAGCGAGCTTCGTGGCCGCGGCCGAGGCGCACGCCGGTGGCTCGCTGGACGCGTTCTTCACGCGCTGGCTGTTCACGCCGGCGCTGCCGCCGCTGCCCGGCGGCTGA